A part of Liolophura sinensis isolate JHLJ2023 chromosome 1, CUHK_Ljap_v2, whole genome shotgun sequence genomic DNA contains:
- the LOC135473952 gene encoding nascent polypeptide-associated complex subunit alpha-like, producing the protein MPTDAVEKPVEETKPDEAVSGSGTESDSDSMPDLEDQDTLQQSQVAQAAGIQEELVSKAKQSRSEKKARKAILKLGLKLVAGVSRVTIRKSKNILFVINRPDVYKSPASDTHIVFGEAKIEDLSQQAQMAAMEKFKNQENPAGVEVPSTKSQPIMEESEEEEEVDETGLEAKDIELVQSQANVSKAKAIKALKNNNNDIVNAIMELTM; encoded by the exons ATGCCAACAGACGCTGTAGAGAAGCCTGTGGAGGAGACAAAGCCTGATGAGGCTGTGTCGGGGTCAGGGACAGAGTCTGACAGTGACTCCATGCCAGACTTGGAAGATCAGGACACACTACAACAGAGCCAG GTGGCCCAGGCTGCAGGCATTCAGGAGGAACTGGTCAGTAAAGCTAAACAGAGCAGAAGTGAGAAGAAAGCCAGAAAAGCCATCTTGAAATTAG GGTTAAAGCTTGTGGCTGGAGTTTCAAGAGTAACCATTCGTAAATCAAAGAACATCTTGTTTGTGATAAATAGGCCGGATGTGTACAAAAGTCCTGCATCAGATACTCACATAGTATTCGGCGAGGCAAAG ATTGAAGATTTGAGCCAGCAGGCACAAATGGCTGCGATGGAGAAGTTTAAGAACCAGGAAAACCCAGCTGGTGTGGAAGTACCGAGCACAAAGTCGCAGCCTATAATGGAAGAGTCtgaggaagaggaggag GTGGACGAGACAGGCCTAGAAGCCAAGGACATTGAACTAGTCCAGTCACAAGCAAATGTTTCAAAAGCAAAAGCAATCAAGGCCcttaaaaataacaacaatgaTATTGTAAATGCTATTATG gAATTAACGATGTAG